A single region of the Halobacterium wangiae genome encodes:
- a CDS encoding SdpI family protein, translated as MDPDRRLLLGGGVLVAIAAVVSVLAHPEMPAEMATHWNASGDVDGTMSRELGLALLPVLALGTLGLFYAIPRIDPREDFESFRFAYDALALATVALVVWVHGLVVLVNLGYEFGILQGLAPAVGAIYVLAGYVTERAEQNWFVGVRTPWTLEDEQVWTETNQLVAQLFKVGGVVAAAGALVPQYAVALIVGPPVVAVVVSAGYSYYRYQGTA; from the coding sequence ATGGACCCCGACAGACGCCTCCTCCTGGGCGGCGGTGTGCTGGTCGCGATCGCCGCCGTCGTCAGCGTCCTCGCCCATCCCGAGATGCCCGCAGAGATGGCGACGCACTGGAACGCGAGCGGCGACGTCGACGGCACGATGTCCCGCGAACTCGGCCTCGCGTTGCTGCCCGTGCTCGCGCTCGGCACGCTGGGCCTGTTCTACGCCATCCCACGAATCGACCCGCGCGAGGATTTCGAGAGCTTCCGGTTCGCGTACGACGCGCTGGCGCTCGCAACCGTCGCGCTCGTCGTCTGGGTCCACGGCCTCGTCGTGCTCGTCAACCTCGGCTACGAGTTCGGTATCCTCCAGGGTCTCGCGCCCGCCGTCGGCGCCATCTACGTCCTCGCGGGCTACGTCACGGAGCGCGCCGAACAGAACTGGTTCGTCGGAGTGCGGACGCCGTGGACGCTCGAGGACGAGCAGGTGTGGACGGAGACGAACCAGCTGGTCGCACAGCTGTTCAAGGTCGGCGGCGTCGTGGCCGCGGCCGGCGCGCTCGTTCCACAGTACGCCGTCGCGTTGATCGTCGGGCCTCCTGTCGTCGCCGTCGTCGTCTCCGCCGGCTACTCGTACTACCGATACCAGGGGACTGCGTAG
- a CDS encoding acyl-CoA carboxylase subunit beta: MEERIEELREKTERALLGGGEDRIESQHEKGKMTARERIDYFLDDDTFEEFDRLRTHRSHNFGMEERQLPGDGVVTGYGEVNGRTVFVFAHDFTVFGGSLGEVFAEKVTKVMDKAMEVGAPVVGLNDSAGARIQEGVDSLGGYAEIFTRNEKASGVVPQISAIMGPCAGGAVYSPAITDFVFMVKDTSHMFITGPDVIKTVTGEEVGFEELGGATTHSSESGVAHFACDDEEQALDDIRRLLSYLPQNNVEDPPRVEPWDDPERRDEDLESIVPDEPRKPYDMTDVIGSVADEGSFFEVHENFAKNIVVGFARLDGRSVGVVANQPRVNAGTLDIEASEKASRFVRLCDSFNVPILTFVDVPGFLPGTDQEHDGIIRHGAKLLYAFSEASVPLLTVITRKAYGGAYDVMSSKHIGADVNYAWPTAEIAVMGPKGAVNVLYRDELEDAEDPEELREELIDEYREEFANPYTAADRGYVDAVIEPTETRPRLISDLEMLASKREDTPEKKHGNIPL; the protein is encoded by the coding sequence ATGGAAGAGCGCATCGAGGAACTGCGCGAGAAGACCGAGCGCGCACTCCTCGGCGGCGGCGAGGACCGCATCGAGTCCCAGCACGAGAAGGGGAAGATGACCGCCAGGGAGCGCATCGACTACTTCCTCGACGACGACACGTTCGAAGAGTTCGACCGCCTCCGCACCCACCGCAGCCACAACTTCGGGATGGAGGAGAGACAGCTCCCCGGCGACGGCGTCGTCACGGGATACGGCGAGGTCAACGGCCGCACCGTCTTCGTCTTCGCCCACGACTTCACCGTCTTCGGCGGCAGCCTCGGCGAGGTGTTCGCCGAGAAGGTGACGAAGGTGATGGACAAGGCGATGGAGGTCGGTGCGCCCGTCGTCGGCCTCAACGACTCCGCGGGCGCCCGCATCCAGGAGGGCGTCGACTCGCTGGGCGGCTACGCCGAGATCTTCACGCGCAACGAGAAGGCCTCCGGCGTCGTCCCCCAGATCTCGGCCATCATGGGGCCGTGCGCGGGCGGCGCGGTGTACTCCCCCGCCATCACGGACTTCGTTTTCATGGTGAAGGACACCAGCCACATGTTCATCACCGGGCCGGACGTCATCAAGACGGTCACCGGCGAGGAGGTCGGCTTCGAGGAGTTGGGCGGCGCGACCACCCACTCCTCGGAGTCCGGCGTCGCGCACTTCGCCTGCGACGACGAGGAGCAGGCCCTCGACGACATCCGCCGTCTGCTCTCGTACCTCCCACAGAACAACGTCGAGGACCCACCCAGAGTGGAGCCGTGGGACGACCCCGAGCGCCGCGACGAGGACCTGGAGTCCATCGTCCCGGACGAACCCCGCAAGCCCTACGACATGACCGACGTCATCGGGAGCGTCGCGGACGAGGGGTCGTTCTTCGAGGTCCACGAGAACTTCGCGAAGAACATCGTCGTCGGCTTCGCGCGCCTCGACGGCCGTTCGGTGGGCGTGGTCGCCAACCAGCCCCGCGTGAACGCGGGGACCCTCGACATCGAGGCCTCCGAGAAGGCCAGCCGGTTCGTCCGCCTCTGTGACTCGTTCAACGTGCCGATCCTGACGTTCGTCGACGTCCCCGGCTTCCTCCCCGGCACCGACCAGGAGCACGACGGCATCATCCGCCACGGCGCGAAACTCCTCTACGCGTTCTCCGAGGCGAGCGTCCCCCTGCTCACGGTCATCACGCGGAAGGCCTACGGCGGCGCCTACGACGTGATGTCGAGCAAGCACATCGGCGCGGACGTCAACTACGCGTGGCCGACCGCCGAGATCGCCGTGATGGGGCCGAAGGGGGCGGTGAACGTCCTCTACCGCGACGAACTCGAGGACGCCGAGGACCCGGAGGAACTCCGCGAGGAGCTCATCGACGAGTACCGCGAGGAGTTCGCCAACCCGTACACGGCCGCCGACCGCGGCTACGTCGACGCCGTCATCGAACCGACGGAGACTCGCCCGCGGCTCATCTCGGACCTGGAGATGCTGGCGAGCAAGCGCGAGGACACCCCCGAGAAGAAACACGGCAACATCCCGCTGTGA
- a CDS encoding helix-turn-helix domain-containing protein, with product MKHMRVRLGFPRRTRHPMHNFLVDHPEMRRQELWSWSFVGELPTVLFRAVGDVDAYRERIADVDSVQEFDLTPVTDSTFYSFVYAEPSESEWEWMLAFYRASIVVMPPIVYTDDGEAIFEVLGDPADLRGMLAEFPDRIDTTVERVGEYDRFRTPAAPLTDRQREVVETATELGYYEVPREATLDDVAAELDVAASTVSDHLRKAEAEVMGALM from the coding sequence ATGAAGCACATGCGCGTCAGACTCGGGTTCCCCCGGCGGACGCGCCACCCGATGCACAACTTCCTCGTCGACCACCCCGAGATGCGTCGCCAGGAACTCTGGTCGTGGAGTTTCGTCGGCGAACTGCCGACGGTGCTGTTCCGCGCCGTGGGCGACGTCGACGCCTACCGCGAGCGCATCGCGGACGTCGACTCGGTGCAGGAGTTCGACCTCACGCCGGTCACGGACTCGACGTTCTACAGTTTCGTGTACGCGGAACCCTCCGAGAGCGAGTGGGAGTGGATGCTGGCGTTCTACCGGGCGAGCATCGTCGTGATGCCGCCCATCGTCTACACGGACGACGGCGAGGCCATCTTCGAGGTGCTCGGCGACCCCGCGGACCTCCGCGGGATGCTCGCTGAGTTCCCCGACCGCATCGACACCACCGTCGAACGGGTCGGCGAGTACGACCGCTTCCGGACGCCCGCGGCGCCGCTGACCGACCGCCAGCGGGAGGTCGTCGAGACGGCCACTGAACTCGGCTACTACGAGGTGCCGCGGGAGGCGACGCTAGACGACGTGGCAGCCGAACTCGACGTCGCCGCCTCGACCGTCTCGGACCACCTCCGGAAGGCCGAGGCCGAGGTGATGGGCGCACTGATGTAG
- a CDS encoding alpha/beta hydrolase — translation MRSEAATLSAHGDAYEAELTVPDDPDGRGIAVMPGAGHGPWGGIFDRLAEAAAADGSHVFRFESWTPSGVWEKSLDDLHAELDAAVRVLQDRGCTDLAVVGKSFGAGVMLTHVPDAVDRLVLWAPAAFDFGEESHIGGVSAAPIEELDSRQIGPGTLADVDAAALLIHGSEDAVVPVENSRRVVDALADAELLVREGEDHSFRGVDLEREVVDQTLAFLRD, via the coding sequence ATGCGTTCAGAGGCAGCCACGCTCTCCGCGCACGGCGACGCGTACGAGGCCGAACTGACCGTCCCCGACGACCCGGACGGCCGCGGCATCGCTGTGATGCCGGGCGCCGGACACGGTCCCTGGGGCGGCATCTTCGACCGGCTCGCCGAAGCGGCCGCCGCCGACGGCAGCCACGTCTTCCGCTTCGAGAGCTGGACGCCCAGCGGCGTCTGGGAGAAGAGCCTCGACGACCTCCACGCGGAACTCGACGCCGCGGTTCGGGTGCTCCAGGACCGGGGCTGTACGGACCTCGCCGTGGTCGGGAAGAGCTTCGGCGCGGGCGTCATGCTGACCCACGTGCCCGACGCCGTCGACAGACTGGTGCTGTGGGCGCCCGCGGCCTTCGACTTTGGCGAGGAGTCACACATCGGGGGCGTGAGCGCCGCTCCCATCGAGGAACTCGACTCGCGACAGATCGGTCCCGGGACGCTCGCCGACGTCGACGCCGCCGCCCTCCTCATCCACGGCTCCGAGGACGCGGTGGTCCCCGTCGAGAACTCCCGGCGCGTCGTCGACGCGCTAGCTGACGCGGAACTGCTCGTCCGCGAGGGCGAGGACCACTCGTTCCGCGGGGTGGACCTGGAACGCGAGGTCGTCGACCAGACGCTCGCGTTCCTCCGCGACTGA
- a CDS encoding cytochrome P450, with the protein MSESADARPLPGPDGLPFVGSFLEFRRDPFAFYDDLREYGGVVGYRMMGYDMCSVLDPDAIEDVLLNEADAFQKPALLGESLDDYMAEGVLLTEGEQWRAQRTMLQPMFYRERVEGYGDLMADYAVEAAAEWASDGEVDVQSATSDLTLRILARTLFDVDLDERAAVVREFADAVSEIGRAGSLESQLPGWVPLPSRRRHRRAFENFDDALRNLVDERRASGGSGDDTPDDLLTLLLDADYPDGSTPSETEIRDQLMTFLFAGHETTALALTWAFVLLERRPETYDRLRQEVDDVLDDDRAAVADLPDLTYTDWVAREVLRLRPPAGALFREPREDVELAGYHVPEGTMVVLPQFAVQTDPRFFEAPEEFRPERWAGDLEDDLPDYAYFPFGGGPRHCIGMRFAALELRLALATIVRNVDVSVRNPDVDPDLGTPFAPAEDVRADVTER; encoded by the coding sequence ATGAGCGAGAGCGCCGACGCCCGACCGCTGCCCGGACCGGATGGACTACCGTTCGTCGGCAGTTTCCTCGAGTTCCGGCGCGACCCGTTCGCGTTCTACGACGACCTGCGCGAGTACGGCGGCGTCGTCGGCTACCGGATGATGGGCTACGACATGTGTTCGGTCCTCGACCCCGACGCCATCGAGGACGTCCTGCTGAACGAAGCCGACGCCTTCCAGAAACCAGCCCTGCTCGGCGAGTCCCTGGACGACTACATGGCCGAAGGCGTGCTCCTGACGGAGGGCGAACAGTGGCGCGCCCAGCGCACCATGCTCCAGCCGATGTTCTATCGGGAGCGCGTCGAGGGGTACGGCGACCTGATGGCCGACTACGCCGTAGAGGCGGCCGCAGAGTGGGCCAGCGATGGCGAGGTCGACGTCCAGTCCGCGACGTCCGACCTGACGCTCCGCATCCTCGCTCGCACGCTCTTCGACGTCGACCTCGACGAGCGTGCCGCCGTCGTCCGGGAGTTCGCGGACGCCGTGAGTGAGATCGGGCGCGCCGGCTCGCTGGAATCTCAGCTCCCCGGTTGGGTCCCGCTCCCCTCCCGTCGCCGCCACCGTCGGGCGTTCGAGAACTTCGACGACGCCCTGCGGAACCTCGTCGACGAGCGGCGAGCCAGCGGTGGGTCGGGTGACGACACGCCCGACGACCTGCTGACGTTGCTCCTGGACGCCGACTACCCGGACGGCTCGACACCCTCGGAGACGGAGATCCGCGACCAGTTGATGACGTTCCTGTTCGCCGGTCACGAGACGACCGCGCTCGCACTGACGTGGGCGTTCGTCCTCCTCGAGCGACGCCCCGAGACGTACGACCGGCTACGGCAGGAGGTGGACGACGTCCTCGACGACGACCGCGCGGCCGTCGCCGACCTCCCCGACCTGACGTACACGGACTGGGTCGCCAGAGAGGTGTTGCGACTCCGACCGCCGGCGGGTGCGCTGTTCCGCGAACCCCGCGAGGACGTCGAACTCGCCGGCTACCACGTCCCGGAGGGGACGATGGTCGTCCTCCCGCAGTTCGCCGTGCAGACCGACCCCCGGTTCTTCGAGGCCCCCGAGGAGTTCCGTCCGGAACGCTGGGCGGGCGACCTGGAGGACGACCTACCGGACTACGCGTACTTCCCGTTCGGCGGTGGCCCCCGACACTGCATCGGGATGCGCTTCGCGGCTCTCGAACTCCGGCTCGCGCTCGCGACCATCGTCCGCAACGTCGACGTCTCCGTCCGCAATCCCGACGTCGACCCGGACCTCGGGACGCCGTTCGCGCCCGCCGAGGACGTCCGCGCGGACGTGACCGAACGCTGA
- a CDS encoding DUF7503 family protein: MSDSKLTQFLTDNPRMIGVLFSLMVFLSTTGAAAASNTSSISGP, translated from the coding sequence ATGTCAGACAGCAAGCTCACGCAGTTCCTGACCGACAACCCGCGAATGATCGGCGTCCTGTTCAGCCTCATGGTCTTCCTCTCGACCACCGGCGCTGCCGCCGCGAGCAACACCTCCTCCATCTCGGGGCCGTAA
- a CDS encoding acetyl-CoA carboxylase biotin carboxylase subunit, producing MFEKVLVANRGEIAVRVMRACEELGIDTVAVYSDADKHAGHVRYADEAYNVGPARAADSYLDHEAIIDAAEQSGADAIHPGYGFLAENATFAGKVEDTEGVTWVGPAAESMAQLGEKTSARKTMREADVPIVPGTTDPAESVEEVHEFGEEYGYPIAIKAEGGGGGRGMKIVESAEEAEEQLESAKREGEAYFDNANVYLERYLENPRHVEVQIVADHHGNVRHLGERDCSLQRRHQKVIEEGPSPALTDDLREEIGEAARRGADVAGYYNAGTFEFLVEEDLDREAGELLGPETDFYFLEVNTRIQVEHTVTEELTGIDIVKWQLKIAAGEELTFAQDDVDLRGHAMEFRINAENAAEDFAPATGGSLDTYDPPGGIGVRVDDALRQDDDLVTDYDSMVAKLVVSAGDREECIVRSQRALAEYDIEGIPTIVPFHRLMLTDDAFVAGTHTTKYLDEQLDPERIDEAQEQWGGDTTSADGDEDVVERDFTVEVNGKRFEVNLEERGAAKLATSGGSAGGQRPERASGDDDSETVVEGDGETVESEMQGTILSVDVAEGDEVEPGDVLVVLEAMKMENDVVASHGGTVTQVAVEEGDSVDMGDVLVVID from the coding sequence ATGTTCGAGAAGGTACTCGTCGCCAACCGCGGCGAAATCGCGGTCCGAGTGATGCGGGCCTGCGAGGAACTCGGCATCGACACCGTCGCCGTCTACAGCGACGCCGACAAACACGCGGGACACGTCCGGTACGCCGACGAGGCGTACAACGTCGGACCCGCCCGCGCCGCCGACTCCTACCTCGACCACGAGGCCATCATCGACGCGGCCGAGCAGTCCGGCGCCGACGCCATCCACCCGGGCTACGGCTTCCTCGCGGAGAACGCGACGTTCGCGGGCAAGGTCGAGGATACGGAGGGCGTGACGTGGGTCGGCCCCGCCGCCGAGTCGATGGCCCAGCTGGGCGAGAAGACGTCAGCGCGGAAGACGATGCGAGAGGCCGACGTCCCCATCGTCCCCGGCACAACCGACCCCGCGGAGTCCGTCGAGGAGGTCCACGAGTTCGGCGAGGAGTACGGCTACCCCATCGCCATCAAGGCCGAGGGCGGCGGTGGCGGCCGCGGGATGAAGATCGTCGAGAGCGCCGAGGAAGCCGAGGAACAGCTCGAATCCGCGAAGCGCGAGGGCGAGGCGTACTTCGACAACGCGAACGTCTACCTCGAGCGCTACCTCGAGAACCCGCGCCACGTCGAGGTCCAGATCGTCGCAGACCACCACGGCAACGTCCGCCACCTCGGGGAGCGCGACTGTTCGCTGCAGCGCCGCCACCAGAAGGTCATCGAGGAGGGGCCGTCCCCGGCGCTCACGGACGACCTCCGCGAGGAGATCGGCGAGGCCGCGCGCCGCGGCGCGGACGTCGCGGGCTACTACAACGCGGGCACCTTCGAGTTCCTCGTCGAGGAGGACCTCGACCGGGAGGCCGGCGAACTGCTCGGCCCGGAGACGGACTTCTACTTCCTCGAGGTGAACACCCGCATCCAGGTCGAGCACACCGTCACGGAGGAACTGACGGGCATCGACATCGTGAAGTGGCAGCTGAAGATCGCCGCTGGCGAGGAACTCACGTTCGCCCAGGACGACGTCGACCTGCGGGGCCACGCGATGGAGTTCCGCATCAACGCGGAGAACGCGGCCGAGGACTTCGCGCCAGCGACCGGCGGCAGCCTCGATACGTACGACCCGCCGGGCGGCATCGGCGTCCGGGTCGACGACGCGCTGCGCCAGGACGACGACCTCGTCACGGACTACGACTCGATGGTCGCGAAACTCGTCGTCAGCGCGGGCGACCGCGAGGAGTGCATCGTGCGCTCCCAGCGCGCGCTCGCGGAGTACGACATCGAGGGCATCCCGACCATCGTCCCGTTCCACCGGCTGATGCTCACCGACGACGCGTTCGTCGCTGGCACGCACACGACGAAGTACCTCGACGAACAGCTCGACCCCGAGCGCATCGACGAGGCCCAGGAGCAGTGGGGCGGCGACACCACCAGCGCCGACGGCGACGAGGATGTCGTCGAACGCGACTTCACCGTCGAGGTCAACGGGAAGCGCTTCGAGGTCAACCTCGAGGAGCGCGGCGCTGCCAAACTGGCCACGAGCGGCGGGAGCGCGGGCGGCCAGCGCCCCGAGCGCGCGAGCGGTGACGACGACTCCGAGACGGTCGTCGAGGGCGACGGCGAGACCGTCGAGTCGGAGATGCAGGGCACCATCCTCTCCGTGGACGTCGCGGAGGGCGACGAGGTCGAACCCGGCGACGTGCTGGTGGTGCTGGAGGCGATGAAGATGGAGAACGACGTCGTCGCCTCCCACGGCGGCACCGTCACGCAGGTAGCGGTCGAGGAGGGGGACAGCGTCGACATGGGCGACGTGCTCGTCGTCATCGACTGA
- a CDS encoding SDR family oxidoreductase, giving the protein MHAEFDFDGDVVLVTGASGTLGSAVCRAFDEAGATVCGTDVVEPGEETQLDRGEVPFYRGDLTDDTAAEQVVSGVVDAHGGLDCLCNVAGMWKGGSPIEETDADEFDQVFDVNLKTMFLASKYALPHLQESSGAIVSVSARASLEGGEGDGPYRASKAGVRLLTETIAEENAGEVRANAVMPSVIDTPANREMMPDADHDSWVDPADIARVVVTLCSDAAPPTSGAAVPVYGEA; this is encoded by the coding sequence ATGCACGCGGAGTTCGACTTCGACGGCGACGTGGTGCTGGTGACCGGTGCGTCGGGCACCCTCGGCAGCGCGGTATGTCGCGCCTTCGACGAGGCGGGCGCGACCGTCTGTGGGACCGACGTGGTTGAACCGGGCGAGGAGACCCAACTCGACCGCGGGGAGGTGCCGTTCTACCGCGGCGACCTCACCGACGACACGGCGGCCGAGCAAGTCGTCTCCGGCGTCGTGGACGCTCACGGCGGCCTCGACTGCCTCTGCAACGTCGCCGGGATGTGGAAGGGTGGGTCGCCCATCGAGGAGACCGACGCCGATGAGTTCGACCAGGTGTTCGACGTGAACCTGAAGACGATGTTCCTCGCGAGCAAGTACGCGCTCCCGCACCTCCAGGAGTCCTCGGGCGCTATCGTCTCCGTCTCCGCCAGGGCGTCCCTGGAGGGCGGCGAGGGCGACGGTCCGTACCGCGCGTCGAAGGCCGGCGTCCGCCTGCTGACGGAGACCATCGCCGAGGAGAACGCCGGCGAGGTGCGCGCGAACGCCGTCATGCCGTCGGTCATCGATACGCCCGCCAACCGCGAGATGATGCCCGACGCCGACCACGACTCGTGGGTCGACCCCGCGGACATCGCGCGCGTCGTGGTGACGCTGTGTTCGGACGCCGCGCCGCCGACCAGCGGCGCTGCCGTCCCGGTCTACGGCGAAGCGTGA
- a CDS encoding DUF7503 family protein: MSDSKLTQFLTDNPRMIGVLFSLMVFLSTTGAAAASNTSSISGP, translated from the coding sequence ATGTCGGACAGCAAGCTCACGCAGTTCCTGACCGACAACCCGCGGATGATCGGCGTCCTGTTCAGCCTCATGGTCTTCCTCTCGACCACGGGCGCCGCAGCTGCCAGCAACACCTCGTCGATCTCCGGTCCTTAG
- a CDS encoding sodium-dependent transporter, translating into MAERETWATRLGFILAAVGSAVGLGNIWQFPFKTATTGGSAFVFVYLVAALVIGLPAILGEFVVGRRANINAIEAFDRLKHPAWTVVGALGLLTGLWILSYYSVVGGWVIRYIAGSATGAYFAAPADYFARVSMGWEAIAFHAAFMALTASIVAFGIEDGIEKATKLMVPSIVVILVGLAAYAFTLDGAAAAYSYYLSPDFDYIAANLESIVPFAVGQAFFSLSLGMGAMITYASYLGEVDSLPADGSLIVVLNTFVGLLAGLVVIPLLFVQFDGIPDTAAGGGPGALFVSVASALADLGAAGQALGVVFFGVVLIAALSSAISLLEVVTSYLVDNYGASRPTVAFGFAGGLFAVGSLSAWNTAWLGWFDDLAYSVLLPLSVLLGVVFVGWVYGPEAVDELKKGTGGGETFATAWLWSIRTFVLLGVFVTLYLGVSSIFPAPDIPLPAI; encoded by the coding sequence ATGGCAGAACGAGAGACCTGGGCGACTCGCCTCGGATTCATCCTCGCGGCCGTCGGCAGCGCCGTGGGCCTCGGGAACATCTGGCAGTTCCCGTTCAAGACGGCCACCACCGGCGGGTCCGCGTTCGTGTTCGTCTACCTCGTCGCCGCACTCGTCATCGGCCTCCCGGCCATCCTCGGCGAGTTCGTCGTCGGTCGGCGCGCGAACATCAACGCGATCGAGGCGTTCGACCGACTGAAACACCCCGCGTGGACCGTCGTCGGTGCGCTGGGCCTGCTCACCGGGCTGTGGATCCTCTCCTACTACAGCGTCGTCGGCGGGTGGGTGATCCGGTACATCGCCGGCAGCGCGACGGGCGCGTACTTCGCGGCGCCCGCCGACTACTTCGCCCGCGTGTCGATGGGGTGGGAGGCCATCGCCTTCCACGCCGCGTTCATGGCGCTCACCGCCTCCATCGTCGCGTTCGGCATCGAGGATGGCATCGAGAAGGCGACCAAACTGATGGTGCCGTCCATCGTCGTCATCCTCGTCGGCCTCGCCGCCTACGCGTTCACGCTCGACGGCGCGGCTGCCGCGTACAGCTACTACCTCTCGCCGGACTTCGACTACATCGCGGCCAACCTCGAGAGCATCGTCCCGTTCGCCGTCGGGCAGGCGTTCTTCTCGCTGTCGCTCGGGATGGGCGCGATGATCACGTACGCCTCCTACCTCGGCGAGGTCGACAGCCTCCCCGCCGACGGGAGCCTCATCGTCGTGCTGAACACGTTCGTCGGCCTGCTCGCGGGTCTCGTCGTCATCCCGCTGCTGTTCGTGCAGTTCGACGGCATCCCGGACACTGCGGCGGGCGGCGGCCCGGGCGCGCTGTTCGTCTCGGTCGCCTCGGCGCTGGCCGACCTCGGCGCCGCGGGGCAGGCCCTCGGCGTCGTCTTCTTCGGCGTCGTCCTCATCGCCGCGCTCTCCTCGGCCATCAGCTTGCTCGAGGTCGTCACCTCCTACCTCGTGGACAACTACGGCGCGAGTCGTCCCACCGTCGCCTTCGGTTTCGCCGGCGGCCTGTTCGCCGTCGGGAGCCTCTCCGCGTGGAACACCGCGTGGCTCGGCTGGTTCGACGACCTCGCGTACAGCGTGCTCCTCCCGCTGTCCGTGCTGCTGGGCGTCGTCTTCGTCGGCTGGGTGTACGGCCCCGAAGCCGTCGACGAACTGAAGAAGGGGACCGGCGGCGGCGAGACGTTCGCCACCGCGTGGCTCTGGTCCATCCGGACGTTCGTCCTCCTGGGCGTGTTCGTGACGCTGTACCTCGGCGTGAGTTCCATCTTCCCCGCGCCCGACATTCCGCTGCCGGCGATCTAG
- a CDS encoding acc operon protein, producing MVTDDSEVAIPDDASDEEAAAIAAAVSAHLAALEAAAAEGDEAATWTGRKWSFAGRIEALDGGPVRVPDGAPTDAWSAAGRRDRF from the coding sequence ATGGTCACCGACGACTCCGAGGTCGCAATTCCCGACGACGCCAGCGACGAGGAGGCGGCGGCCATCGCGGCCGCGGTCAGCGCCCACCTCGCGGCACTCGAAGCCGCGGCCGCCGAGGGCGACGAGGCGGCGACGTGGACCGGCCGGAAGTGGTCGTTCGCGGGCCGCATCGAGGCGCTCGACGGCGGTCCGGTGCGCGTGCCGGACGGCGCGCCCACCGACGCATGGAGCGCGGCGGGCCGCCGGGACCGGTTCTGA
- a CDS encoding sodium-dependent transporter yields the protein MTRESWKTRLGFILAAVGSAVGLGNLWRFPWMTGENGGAAFLLVYLAIVLLVGVPGLLGELVVGRRGERNPVGALGALSGSRRWSGFGYLFVVTAIALLSFYSVVGGWILRYVVASFGGAYFGNPATYFESVNFGVEAVGFHLLFLGLTAFVVLRGVQRGIEVAAKVMVPALVVLLVGLAAWGVSLDGAGEGLAFFLSPDLGYLQANFLSILPAAAGQALFTLSLGAGTMLTYASYLGEDRSLATDGTAIAGFNTLVGLLAGFVVFPILFALGVGVGGGGPGSLFVSLAGAFAALPYGQVVGAVFFGAVVLAALSSSISMLEIPVSFLVDEYGVTRRTATAGLTALFAVTGTVCALDPELFDFVASTLVDLLLTAGLLGLLLFVGWVMGADALDEYRRGAGAFASSLGTPWLYAVGVVIPLFLTFTLVSGVVAALGVTVDPVSVLGVTFDQTRLLGVASAALVLAAFAGLRSPRSVL from the coding sequence ATGACTCGCGAATCCTGGAAGACGCGGCTCGGGTTCATCCTCGCGGCCGTCGGGAGCGCCGTCGGCCTCGGGAACCTCTGGCGGTTCCCGTGGATGACCGGAGAGAACGGCGGTGCGGCGTTCCTCCTCGTCTACCTCGCCATCGTCCTGCTCGTCGGCGTGCCCGGCCTCCTCGGCGAACTCGTCGTCGGTCGCCGGGGGGAACGCAACCCGGTCGGTGCGCTCGGCGCACTCTCCGGGTCGAGACGCTGGAGCGGGTTCGGCTACCTCTTCGTCGTCACTGCAATCGCTCTCCTCTCGTTCTACAGCGTCGTCGGTGGGTGGATCCTCCGCTACGTCGTCGCTAGCTTCGGCGGCGCCTACTTCGGGAACCCCGCCACATACTTCGAGAGCGTCAACTTCGGGGTCGAGGCGGTGGGCTTCCACCTCCTCTTCCTCGGTCTCACCGCGTTCGTCGTCCTCCGCGGCGTCCAGCGCGGCATCGAGGTGGCGGCGAAGGTGATGGTCCCCGCGCTCGTCGTGTTGCTCGTCGGCCTCGCCGCGTGGGGCGTCAGCCTCGACGGGGCGGGCGAGGGGCTGGCGTTCTTCCTCTCGCCGGACCTCGGCTACCTGCAGGCGAACTTCCTCTCCATCCTCCCCGCCGCCGCCGGCCAGGCGCTGTTCACGCTGTCGCTGGGCGCGGGCACGATGCTCACCTACGCTTCCTACCTCGGCGAGGACCGCTCGCTCGCGACCGACGGTACCGCCATCGCGGGCTTCAACACGCTCGTCGGCCTGCTCGCGGGCTTCGTCGTCTTCCCCATCCTGTTCGCGCTCGGCGTCGGCGTGGGTGGGGGCGGTCCGGGCTCGCTGTTCGTCAGTCTCGCGGGCGCGTTCGCCGCGCTCCCGTACGGCCAGGTGGTCGGCGCCGTCTTCTTCGGCGCCGTCGTGCTCGCTGCGCTCTCCTCCTCGATTTCGATGCTCGAGATCCCCGTGTCGTTCCTCGTCGACGAGTACGGCGTGACGCGGCGGACCGCGACGGCAGGGCTCACCGCCCTCTTCGCGGTCACGGGCACCGTCTGCGCGCTCGACCCGGAGCTCTTCGACTTCGTCGCCAGCACGCTCGTCGACCTCCTGCTGACCGCCGGCCTCCTCGGCCTGCTGCTGTTCGTGGGGTGGGTGATGGGCGCCGACGCGCTCGACGAGTACCGCCGCGGCGCGGGCGCGTTCGCGAGCAGTCTCGGGACGCCGTGGCTGTACGCCGTCGGCGTCGTCATCCCGCTGTTCCTCACGTTCACGCTCGTCTCCGGCGTCGTCGCCGCACTCGGCGTCACCGTCGACCCGGTGTCGGTGCTGGGCGTGACCTTCGACCAGACACGCCTCCTCGGCGTCGCCAGCGCCGCTCTCGTGCTCGCGGCGTTCGCGGGACTCCGGTCCCCGCGGTCCGTGCTGTAG